The Megalops cyprinoides isolate fMegCyp1 chromosome 12, fMegCyp1.pri, whole genome shotgun sequence genome contains a region encoding:
- the cfl2 gene encoding cofilin-2 has translation MASGVTVNDEVIKVFNDMKVRKSSSSDEVKKRKKAVLFCLSEDKKKIIVEEGKQILVGDIGESVDDPYACFVKLLPLNDCRYGLYDATYETKESKKEDLVFIFWAPEGAPLKSKMIYASSKDAIKKKFTGIKHEWQVNGLDDIQDRSTLADKLGGNVVVSLEGRPL, from the exons ATG GCCTCTGGCGTCACAGTCAATGATGAAGTTATCAAGGTCTTCAATGACATGAAGGTGCGGAAGTCATCGTCCTCTGACGAGGTGAAGAAGCGCAAGAAGGCAGTTTTGTTCTGCCTCAGTGAAGACAAGAAAAAGATCATTGTGGAGGAGGGCAAGCAGATCCTGGTGGGCGACATCGGGGAGTCCGTGGACGACCCCTATGCCTGCTTTGTCAAGCTCCTGCCTCTCAATGATTGTCGGTACGGCTTGTACGACGCCACATACGAAACAAAAGAATCCAAGAAAGAAGACTTGGTGTTTATATTTTG gGCACCTGAAGGAGCTCCTCTAAAAAGCAAGATGATCTATGCCAGCTCTAAAGATGCAATCAAAAAGAAGTTCACAG gtATTAAACATGAATGGCAAGTTAACGGCTTAGACGACATTCAGGACCGCTCTACTCTGGCAGACAAGTTGGGAGGCAATGTAGTGGTTTCGCTGGAAGGGAGACCATTGTAA